The genomic DNA GCTGGGTTTCATGCGGGACAGGGGTCCCAGATGAGGCTCATGGGCGTTTCTGCTGGGGTTTCATGCGGGACACAGGCGCCTGCTCCCGGCGATCAGTCCGAACTCCGGGTCCCTGACGACCGGTGTCCGGGGCCTATGTCCCAGACGGCCCCGGTGACAGTTCCTGAGCCAGGATCGCCGCCTGGACGCGGCTACGGAGACCCAGTTTGTTCAGCAACCGGCTGACGTGGGTCTTCGTGGTCGCCTCCGCCATGTCCAGCTCGACGGAGATCTCCGCGTTCGACAGGCCACGCCCGATGCACAGCAGTACCTGGCGCTCGCGCGGGGTCAGCACGTCGATCGCCTGCGCTCTGCGCTCCGGGACCGCCGCCCCGAAAGCCGAGATCAGCCGCCGGGTGACCGACGGCGAAATGAGCCCGTCACCCCGGGAGATCACCCGCACCGCGTCCACCAGTGCGTCGGCGTCGGTGTTCTTGAGCAGGAAACCGGCGGCTCCGGCCCGGAGCGCGCCGAAGATGTACTCGTCGATGTCGAAGGTGGTCAGGATCAGTATGTCGGCGACCCCACTCAGCTCACGGGTCGCGGAGATCCCGTCCAGCTTCGGCATCCGGATGTCCATCAGCACCACGTCGGGCCGCAGGTCGAGGGCCAGGGCGACGGCCTGCGCTCCGTCCGCGGCCTGGCCGACGACCT from Streptosporangium sp. NBC_01756 includes the following:
- a CDS encoding response regulator transcription factor, producing the protein MTIRVLVADDHAAVRAGIVLILEGQEDIEVVGQAADGAQAVALALDLRPDVVLMDIRMPKLDGISATRELSGVADILILTTFDIDEYIFGALRAGAAGFLLKNTDADALVDAVRVISRGDGLISPSVTRRLISAFGAAVPERRAQAIDVLTPRERQVLLCIGRGLSNAEISVELDMAEATTKTHVSRLLNKLGLRSRVQAAILAQELSPGPSGT